One Loxodonta africana isolate mLoxAfr1 chromosome 15, mLoxAfr1.hap2, whole genome shotgun sequence genomic window carries:
- the CXCR5 gene encoding C-X-C chemokine receptor type 5, whose translation MNYALTLDMDLTNYNLEDVYKEFSNYSDSTVSPKESYFCSTTEGPLLASFKATFMPVAYGLIFLLGMMGNILVLVILERHRQTRSSTETFLFHLAVADLLLVFILPFAVAEGSVGWVLGTFLCKTVIALHKINFYCSSLLLACIAVDRYLAIVHAVHAYRHRRLLSIHITCATIWLAGFLFALPELLFAKVSQNHHNDSLPRCIFSQENQAESNAWFISRFLYHVGGFLLPMLVMGWCYVGVVHRLCQAQRRPQRQKAVRVAILVTSVFFLCWSPYHVIIFLDTLVRLKAVGNRCELNSYLSVAITMSEFLGLAHCCLNPVLYTFAGVKFRSDLSRLLTKLGCAGPAALCQLFPSWRKSSLSESENATSLTTF comes from the exons ATGAACTACGCCCTAACCCTGGACATGGACCTCACAAACTACAATCTGGAAGATGTG TACAAGGAATTCAGCAACTACAGTGACAGCACGGTGTCCCCGAAGGAAAGCTACTTCTGCTCTACAACAGAGGGGCCCCTACTGGCTTCCTTCAAGGCCACATTCATGCCCGTGGCTTAtggcctcatctttctcctgggcaTGATGGGCAACATCCTGGTGCTGGTGATCCTGGAACGTCACCGGCAGACACGTAGCTCCACGGAGACCTTCCTATTTCACCTGGCGGTGGCCGACCTCCTCCTAGTCTTCATCCTGCCCTTTGCTGTGGCTGAGGGCTCTGTGGGCTGGGTCCTGGGCACCTTCCTCTGCAAAACTGTGATAGCTTTGCACAAGATCAACTTCTACTGCAGCAGCCTGCTCCTGGCCTGCATTGCTGTGGACCGCTACCTGGCCATCGTCCATGCTGTCCATGCCTACCGCCACCGCCGCCTCCTCTCCATCCACATCACCTGTGCCACCATCTGGCTGGCGGGCTTCCTCTTCGCCTTGCCAGAGCTTCTCTTCGCCAAGGTCAGCCAAAACCATCACAACGACTCCCTGCCACGCTGCATCTTCTCCCAAGAAAACCAAGCAGAAAGCAATGCCTGGTTCATCTCCCGCTTCCTCTACCATGTTGGTGGGTTCCTGCTGCCCATGCTGGTGATGGGTTGGTGCTACGTGGGGGTGGTGCACAGGCTGTGCCAGGCCCAGCGGCGCCCTCAACGGCAGAAGGCGGTCAGGGTGGCCATTTTGGTGACAAGTGTCTTCTTTCTCTGCTGGTCTCCCTACCACGTCATCATCTTCCTGGACACCTTGGTGAGGCTGAAGGCCGTGGGCAATAGGTGTGAACTAAACAGCTATCTCTCCGTGGCCATCACCATGAGTGAGTTCCTGGGCCTGGCCCACTGCTGCCTCAACCCTGTGCTCTACACTTTCGCTGGGGTGAAGTTCCGTAGTGACCTGTCTCGGCTTCTCACCAAGCTGGGCTGTGCTGGCCCGGCCGCCCTTTGCCAGCTCTTCCCGAGTTGGCGCAAGAGCAGTCTCTCTGAGTCGGAGAATGCCACCTCCCTCACCACCTTCTAA